In a single window of the Heliangelus exortis chromosome 1, bHelExo1.hap1, whole genome shotgun sequence genome:
- the LOC139791340 gene encoding putative N-acetylated-alpha-linked acidic dipeptidase has product MGTWLGGVTEPAGPKAARGRFWAVFLGAAAGLFLLGFLIGWFAKPTEKKTSESPHEDMKAAFMAEMKAENIKQFLYNFTRLPHLAGTKENLHLAQQVQGEWKEFGLDSVQLVHYDVLLSYPDDTKPNYISIIDEYGKEIFNTSLSEPPPPGYEAVRDVVPPYSAFSAQGMPEGELVYVNYGRTEDFLKLQREMGINCTDKIVIARYGKIFRGNKVKNAELAGAKGLILYSDPADYCAPGTDPYPKGWNLPGGGAQRGNVLNLNGAGDPLTPGYPAKEYTYRLDKASGVGLPKIPVHPIGYHDAESLLRNMGGHPPPHSSWKGDLNVSYNVGPGFTTEYTTSKVKMHIHSHNKVTRIYNVIGTIRGTVEPDRYVILGGHRDSWVFGGIDPQSGAAVVHEIVRSFGKLNRKGWRPRRTVIFASWDAEEFGLLGSTEWAEENAKVLQARGVAYINADSSVEGNYTLRVDCTPLMYRLVYSLTKEIPSPDEGFEGKSLYESWYEKNPSEEYKEVPRINKLGSGNDFEVFFQRLGIASGRARYSKNWNVEKYSSYPVYHSVYETYEIVEKFYDPTFKNHLTVAQVRGGLVFELANSVVLPFDPRDYASAVSNYAHIIYNLSRNHEEEVATYNVSFDALFSAVKNFTEVAASFHERLQQVDINNLLAVRSVNDQLMFLERAFIDPLGLPGRPFYRHIIFAPSSHNKYAGESFPGIYDAMFDIKNKADQHEAWKEVKRQISIAAFTVQAAAETLKEVA; this is encoded by the exons ATGGGGACTTGGCTCGGCGGAGTCACGGAGCCGGCAGGCCCCAAGGCAGCCAGAGGCCGCTTCTGGGCTGTCTTCCTGGGAGCAGCGGCGGGGCTCTTCCTCCTTGGGTTCCTCATCG GCTGGTTTGCAAAACCTACAGAAAAGAAGACATCTGAGAGCCCTCATGAGGACATGAAGGCGGCATTTATGGctgaaatgaaagctgaaaacatCAAACAGTTTCTTTA caattTTACACGGCTTCCTCACCTGGCTGGAACAAAGGAAAATCTGCATCTGGCACAGCAAGTCCAAGGTGAATGGAAGGAGTTTGGTTTGGATTCTGTTCAGTTGGTTCATTATGATGTCTTGCTCTCTTACCCTGATGACACTAAGCCAAACTACATCTCAATAATTGATGAGTATGGAAAAGAG ATTTTCAACACATCATTATCTGAGCCTCCTCCTCCAGGATATGAAGCTGTAAGAGATGTGGTACCACCTTATAGTGCATTTTCAGCCCAAGGAATGCCTGAG GGTGAGTTAGTGTATGTGAATTATGGCCGCACTGAGGACTTCCTTAAGCTACAACGTGAAATGGGAATTAACTGTACAGACAAAATTGTTATTGCCAGGTATGGGAAGATCTTCAGAGGAAATAAG GTGAAGAATGCTGAATTGGCAGGTGCCAAGGGACTTATTCTGTACTCTGACCCCGCTGACTACTGTGCCCCAGGAACAGATCCCTATCCAAAGGGCTGGAACCTTCCAGGTGGAGGAGCCCAGCGTGGAAATGTTTTAAACCTGAATGGGGCAGGGGATCCTCTGACCCCAGGTTATCCTGCAAAAG aataCACCTACCGATTAGACAAAGCCAGTGGTGTAGGTCTCCCAAAAATTCCAGTTCATCCCATTGGCTATCATGATGCTGAGTCATTACTGCG tAATATGGGAGGACATCCGCCACCACATAGTAGCTGGAAAGGAGACTTGAATGTATCTTACAATGTTGGTCCTGGTTTCACAACAGAATACACTACAAG CAAGGTGAAAATGCACATTCATAGCCACAACAAGGTTACAAGGATTTACAATGTGATTGGTACCATCAGAGGCACAGTGGAACCAG ACAGATATGTCATCCTGGGAGGCCACCGTGATTCCTGGGTATTTGGTGGCATTGATCCTCAGAGTGGGGCTGCTGTGGTTCATGAGATTGTGAGGAGCTTTGGCAAACTGAACAGGAAAG GATGGAGGCCAAGGAGAACAGTGATATTTGCAAGCTGGGATGCGGAGGAATTTGGCTTGTTAGGATCGACAGAGTGGGCTGAG GAAAATGCCAAAGTATTGCAAGCACGGGGAGTGGCTTACATCAATGCAGATTCCTCTGTTGAAG gaAACTACACACTGCGAGTGGATTGCACACCACTGATGTACAGACTGGTGTACAGTCTGACTAAAGAG ATACCAAGTCCTGACGAAGGGTTTGAAGGAAAATCTCTTTATGAGAGCtggtatgaaaaaaatccatcagaaGAATATAAAGAAGTCCCCAG aataaataaactGGGTTCTGGAAATGACTTTGAAGTCTTTTTTCAACGTCTTGGCATTGCTTCAGGCAGAGCACGCTACAGTAAAAATTGG aATGTAGAAAAATATAGCAGCTATCCAGTGTATCACAGCGTCTATGAAACCTATGAAATTGTGGAGAAGTTTTATGATCCCACTTTCAAGAACCATCTGACAGTAGCTCAGGTACGGGGAGGGCTGGTGTTTGAACTGGCCAACTCCGTTGTGCTTCCTTTCGACCCTAGAGATTATGCATCAGCTGTGAGCAACTATGCTCACATCATCTATAATCTGTCAAGGAATCATGAAGAGGAAGTGGCAACATACAATGTATCCTTTG ATGCTCTCTTTTCAGCTGTGAAGAATTTTACAGAAGTTGCTGCAAGCTTTCATGAAAGACTGCAACAAGTAGATATCAATAA CCTACTTGCTGTCAGATCAGTAAATGATCAGCTTATGTTTCTCGAGAGGGCTTTCATCGATCCTCTTGGATTACCTGGCAGGCCATTCTATAG ACACATTATCTTCGCACCAAGCAGCCATAACAAGTATGCAGGTGAATCATTCCCGGGGATCTATGATGCCATGTTTGACATCAAAAACAAAGCTGATCAACATGAAGCCTGGAAAGAAGTTAAGAGGCAGATTTCCATTGCAGCCTTCACTgtacaggcagcagcagaaacactgaaagaagTTGCATAA